A portion of the Marinilabiliales bacterium genome contains these proteins:
- a CDS encoding bile acid:sodium symporter family protein produces the protein METNYLTDIMLPLSLAVIMLGMGLSLVPFDFKRVALYPKAATIGLINQLVVLPVVGFLLLLIFNLESPELAVGIMILAACPGGPTSNLISHISRGDTALSITLTAISSLVAVITIPLIVNLALAYFMQQGEYIPLPVFRTIISLTLITLVPVSIGMIIRSKAVRFSEKMNKPVKIISGLLLFIIIFGVILENRAIIISSFRDLGPVALSLNVVMLLIGFMSARILKLNTSQSITISVESGIQNGTLGITIASILIGNDVMAISPALYSLIMFMTAGFIIAWANLGLKKVEAPG, from the coding sequence ATGGAAACCAACTACCTGACAGACATTATGCTCCCCCTCTCACTGGCAGTCATTATGCTGGGAATGGGACTCTCCCTGGTACCTTTTGACTTTAAAAGGGTTGCCTTGTATCCAAAGGCAGCGACAATCGGCTTAATTAACCAGCTTGTTGTTCTACCGGTTGTGGGGTTCCTGCTGTTGCTTATTTTCAATCTGGAGAGCCCTGAACTTGCCGTCGGTATAATGATACTCGCCGCCTGTCCGGGAGGTCCCACCTCCAACCTCATAAGCCATATTTCCAGGGGAGATACCGCCCTGTCAATAACATTAACGGCTATATCAAGCCTTGTGGCTGTCATTACTATCCCGCTTATTGTAAACCTGGCACTGGCATACTTCATGCAACAGGGTGAGTATATACCGCTGCCTGTATTCCGGACCATTATCAGTCTCACCCTGATAACCCTGGTACCTGTAAGCATTGGCATGATCATCAGATCCAAAGCCGTCAGGTTTTCCGAAAAGATGAACAAACCTGTCAAGATCATTTCAGGTCTGCTCCTGTTTATTATAATTTTTGGAGTGATACTGGAAAACAGGGCTATCATAATCAGTTCATTCAGGGATCTTGGGCCGGTCGCTCTTTCACTGAACGTAGTCATGCTTCTGATAGGCTTTATGTCTGCCAGGATACTTAAGCTCAACACTTCCCAGAGCATAACCATATCGGTCGAGTCGGGGATACAGAACGGCACACTCGGCATTACCATTGCCAGCATACTTATCGGCAATGATGTAATGGCCATCTCGCCCGCCCTTTACAGCCTTATCATGTTCATGACGGCCGGATTTATAATTGCATGGGCTAACCTTGGATTAAAAAAAGTGGAGGCGCCAGGCTGA
- a CDS encoding DUF4382 domain-containing protein translates to MKRLVLFMTAAILPLFIFTACEKEGGTKGTINLSITDAPIDTDGISGVFITVSGVHYHTSENDWQVFEDFEGPMNFNLLDLQRGNSELLGSFELEAGTYTQLRFMLDAPVFGMGPQSTPGCYLEFEDGSTENLFVPSGSQTGYKAVGQFTVPSNGEVDVTADFDVRKSVVKAGASGMYLLKPTIRLIVDNQAGQIAGGVSHIPDEKGIVIYAYEEGTYEASEADEPAAEEPRFPNAVTSDMVDGEGAYHLAYLAPGTYDLVVVATTEGEFDEVLGIVEDILVESNKTTSVQIDIEEL, encoded by the coding sequence ATGAAACGACTAGTATTATTTATGACTGCAGCGATATTACCGCTGTTTATTTTCACTGCGTGTGAAAAAGAGGGAGGGACAAAGGGAACTATTAACCTGTCAATAACCGATGCTCCTATAGACACTGACGGCATCTCGGGAGTTTTCATTACTGTATCCGGGGTGCATTATCACACATCAGAAAACGACTGGCAGGTCTTTGAAGACTTCGAAGGGCCAATGAACTTTAACCTGCTCGACCTGCAAAGAGGAAATTCCGAACTACTGGGTAGTTTTGAGCTTGAAGCCGGAACCTATACACAATTAAGGTTTATGCTCGATGCCCCCGTTTTTGGAATGGGGCCGCAATCCACCCCGGGCTGCTACCTTGAATTTGAAGACGGTTCAACAGAAAATCTGTTTGTGCCCAGTGGTTCACAGACTGGCTACAAAGCTGTGGGGCAGTTTACTGTACCTTCAAACGGCGAAGTGGATGTCACGGCTGATTTTGATGTAAGAAAATCTGTTGTGAAGGCTGGAGCCAGCGGAATGTACCTGCTGAAACCAACAATCAGGCTTATTGTGGATAACCAGGCAGGTCAGATCGCTGGTGGCGTTTCGCATATACCTGATGAAAAGGGAATTGTTATCTACGCCTATGAGGAAGGCACATATGAAGCCTCAGAAGCTGACGAGCCGGCAGCAGAAGAGCCCAGGTTCCCCAATGCAGTTACAAGCGACATGGTTGATGGCGAGGGAGCTTATCACCTGGCCTATCTTGCACCGGGTACATATGACCTGGTGGTTGTTGCAACAACAGAAGGAGAGTTCGATGAGGTACTGGGTATCGTTGAGGATATCCTGGTTGAAAGCAATAAAACAACCAGTGTACAGATCGATATTGAAGAGCTTTAA
- a CDS encoding sigma-70 family RNA polymerase sigma factor produces MTELPFVEDEVIASCRRNDRRAQEVLYRHFAKKMYGICLGYAGERPMAQDILQESFIKVFRNIAQYKQDGSLEGWIRRIVVNTAIDHIRKRKRSYEYIDSEPADNSLHIQNHALKMMGYKEIMQQVQRLPEGARLIFSLYAVDGYTHKEIAEKLEITEGTSKSQFNRARKLLMGFLGNMNL; encoded by the coding sequence ATGACAGAATTGCCATTTGTAGAAGACGAGGTTATAGCCTCCTGCCGCAGGAACGACAGGCGGGCTCAGGAGGTGCTTTACAGACATTTTGCCAAAAAAATGTACGGTATATGCCTGGGGTACGCCGGAGAACGACCCATGGCGCAGGACATACTGCAGGAATCTTTCATCAAGGTATTCAGAAACATCGCACAGTATAAACAAGACGGATCCCTTGAGGGCTGGATCAGAAGAATAGTGGTAAACACAGCCATCGATCATATCAGAAAAAGAAAGAGGTCCTATGAATATATCGATTCAGAGCCGGCAGACAACAGTCTCCACATACAGAACCATGCGCTTAAAATGATGGGGTACAAAGAGATAATGCAACAGGTACAACGTCTGCCGGAGGGAGCCAGACTAATCTTCAGCCTCTATGCAGTTGACGGATATACACACAAAGAGATCGCAGAAAAGCTTGAAATAACCGAAGGCACTTCCAAGTCACAGTTTAACAGGGCAAGGAAGCTGCTTATGGGATTTTTAGGGAACATGAACTTATAG
- a CDS encoding NAD-dependent epimerase/dehydratase family protein: protein MSTVLVTGANGFLAANTIAELLERGANVRGMLRKTASPVPDHDRFTPFYGNLTSPEDVFEAVSGCETVIHIAAVTDQSIARKSIYRKVNTGGTTNIVQASLQHKVKKVVLVSTANVFGHGSRERPGNEEKPMKPPFTSSPYALSKAEARDTAIESLKGTGVSITVVCPTFMIGPNDNKISSNRIILRALGRKVLLIPPGGKNFIHVKDAATGICNAISRGKDGESYILANENMTYREFYKTMEEVSKRRQVLVTIPRPLLYLAGLAGSMARLAGINTELSLTNMRILCTCNFYSGIKAIDQLGLPQTPVKTAIKEAINWFDQIPTFVE, encoded by the coding sequence ATGTCAACAGTACTTGTAACCGGTGCAAATGGTTTCCTTGCTGCCAACACAATTGCAGAGCTTCTTGAGCGGGGTGCAAATGTGAGGGGCATGCTGAGGAAAACGGCATCACCAGTACCAGATCACGACAGGTTCACCCCGTTCTACGGCAATCTAACATCTCCGGAAGATGTTTTCGAAGCGGTCAGTGGATGCGAAACGGTTATCCATATTGCGGCGGTAACAGATCAGTCGATAGCCCGCAAAAGCATATACCGCAAAGTTAATACCGGCGGCACCACCAATATTGTGCAGGCATCGCTGCAGCACAAGGTTAAAAAAGTGGTACTTGTGAGTACTGCCAACGTGTTCGGTCACGGATCCAGGGAGCGGCCCGGTAACGAGGAAAAACCGATGAAACCTCCCTTCACATCCTCTCCATACGCCCTGAGCAAAGCAGAGGCCCGGGACACTGCAATTGAAAGTCTGAAAGGGACAGGTGTCTCCATTACTGTGGTCTGCCCTACATTCATGATCGGCCCCAACGACAATAAGATCAGCTCCAACCGGATAATACTCAGGGCGCTCGGAAGGAAGGTCCTGCTAATTCCCCCCGGAGGGAAAAATTTCATACATGTGAAAGATGCGGCAACCGGTATCTGCAATGCTATAAGCCGGGGGAAAGACGGTGAGAGCTACATCCTGGCAAATGAGAACATGACCTACAGGGAGTTCTACAAGACCATGGAGGAAGTTTCAAAGAGACGCCAGGTGCTTGTTACCATACCCCGGCCTCTCCTTTACCTTGCAGGCCTTGCAGGCAGCATGGCACGGCTTGCAGGGATAAATACAGAGTTAAGCCTTACAAACATGAGAATACTCTGCACCTGCAATTTCTATTCAGGAATAAAAGCGATCGATCAGCTGGGGTTACCGCAAACCCCGGTAAAGACAGCCATCAAAGAAGCTATCAATTGGTTTGACCAAATTCCAACCTTTGTTGAATAA
- a CDS encoding sugar phosphate isomerase/epimerase, with protein MARPVTLFSGQWADLPIETMCQKTKEFGYDGIELGCWGDHMEIDKADQAYCDNRLKILKKYDLQLYTISTHLASQAVCDIPDQRHKAILPSYIWGDGDPEGIRQRAAKEMVKTAEAAKRLGIENVVGFTGSSIWHLLYSFPAVPKEMIDAGYKDFADRWGPIFDEYKRLGIKYCLEVHPTEIAFDIETSRRALEAVDNHPAFGFNYDPSHLGYQGVDYVKFIYEFADKIFHVHMKDVHWNDFPGDIGVFGGHTEFGDNRRFWNFRSIGRGRIDFESVIRALNDIGYDGPLSVEWEDSGMDREHGAEESCEFVKAVDFKPSAQAFDDVMKSE; from the coding sequence ATGGCCAGACCAGTAACTTTATTCAGCGGACAGTGGGCCGACCTGCCCATTGAGACAATGTGTCAGAAAACAAAAGAGTTCGGTTATGATGGTATTGAGCTGGGATGCTGGGGAGATCACATGGAGATCGACAAGGCTGACCAGGCATACTGTGACAATCGCCTGAAGATCCTTAAAAAGTATGACCTGCAGTTGTATACTATTTCAACACACCTTGCAAGTCAGGCTGTGTGCGATATACCTGATCAGAGGCATAAGGCGATACTGCCATCATATATCTGGGGTGACGGTGATCCTGAGGGGATAAGGCAGAGGGCTGCAAAGGAGATGGTGAAAACGGCTGAAGCGGCCAAAAGGCTTGGTATTGAGAATGTCGTCGGTTTTACCGGCAGTTCGATATGGCATCTTCTGTATTCTTTCCCGGCCGTGCCAAAAGAGATGATCGATGCAGGCTACAAGGATTTTGCCGACCGTTGGGGACCCATCTTTGACGAGTATAAACGGCTTGGCATAAAATACTGTCTCGAGGTCCATCCGACTGAGATTGCGTTTGACATTGAAACATCAAGGAGGGCACTTGAGGCAGTGGATAATCACCCTGCTTTCGGATTCAATTATGATCCCAGCCATCTTGGATACCAGGGAGTAGACTATGTTAAGTTTATTTATGAGTTTGCCGACAAGATATTCCATGTTCATATGAAGGATGTTCACTGGAATGATTTTCCGGGTGACATCGGTGTTTTTGGAGGTCATACGGAGTTTGGCGATAACCGGCGTTTCTGGAATTTCCGCAGTATCGGCCGCGGGAGGATCGATTTTGAAAGTGTTATCCGGGCACTGAACGATATCGGTTATGATGGCCCTCTTTCTGTTGAATGGGAAGACAGCGGGATGGACAGGGAGCATGGGGCAGAAGAGTCCTGCGAATTTGTAAAGGCTGTGGATTTCAAACCTTCAGCCCAGGCGTTTGATGATGTGATGAAAAGTGAGTAG
- a CDS encoding gfo/Idh/MocA family oxidoreductase produces the protein MKTSRRDFIRLTGLAGAGLAGAGFAGCTDRQVQEAPFRMTHNQVFNMSGYAAPRLETVRVGLIGVGSRGFGALRRHVRIEGLQITALADLDPARVNRGREFVRDHGHDPAVYSGSEDAWKGLCERDDVDLVYICTPWHLHTPNSVYAMENGKHAATEIPAAQTMDECWQLVETSERTRRHCIMLENVCYDFFEMMTLNMARQGFFGEIIHGEGAYIHDLMDMNFSKTAYANMWRLEENSRRNGSLYPMHGLGSVAQIMDVNYGDRMDYLVSLSSNDFMMGRRAEELATEDEFWQDYAGRDYRGNINTTLIKTSNGRSIMIQHDVSSPRPYTRIHLISGTKGIARKWPSPARIATSHHGWLPDEEFRKLEEQYTPEITKRVGEMARQVGGHGGMDTLMDWRLIDCLRNGLPLDMDVYDAAAWSSIIPLSEWSVANRSMPVDIPDFTAGAWKTNKPLMDINLEKGGNTLLI, from the coding sequence ATGAAGACCAGCCGCAGAGATTTTATCAGGCTGACCGGACTTGCAGGGGCCGGCCTTGCAGGTGCCGGTTTTGCCGGTTGTACTGACCGTCAGGTTCAGGAGGCTCCTTTCAGGATGACCCATAACCAGGTTTTCAATATGTCGGGATATGCAGCACCCCGGCTTGAGACCGTACGAGTGGGGCTTATAGGTGTGGGCAGCCGGGGATTTGGCGCGTTGAGACGACATGTAAGGATAGAGGGTTTGCAGATTACTGCACTGGCTGATCTTGACCCGGCCAGGGTTAACCGCGGACGTGAGTTTGTAAGGGACCACGGCCATGATCCGGCGGTTTATTCCGGGAGCGAGGATGCCTGGAAAGGGCTTTGCGAGCGTGATGATGTTGACCTGGTCTATATCTGCACTCCCTGGCACCTACATACTCCCAATTCTGTCTATGCCATGGAGAACGGCAAGCACGCGGCAACAGAGATTCCTGCAGCTCAGACCATGGATGAGTGCTGGCAGCTTGTTGAGACATCAGAGAGGACCCGCAGGCACTGCATAATGCTTGAGAACGTTTGCTACGATTTCTTTGAGATGATGACACTTAATATGGCCAGGCAGGGTTTCTTTGGTGAGATTATTCATGGCGAAGGTGCTTACATTCATGATCTTATGGATATGAACTTCTCAAAAACCGCCTATGCCAACATGTGGCGCCTGGAGGAGAACTCCCGCCGCAACGGCAGCCTTTACCCGATGCACGGACTTGGTTCGGTAGCCCAGATAATGGATGTCAACTACGGCGACAGGATGGATTATCTTGTCTCTCTCTCAAGTAATGATTTTATGATGGGCAGGCGTGCAGAGGAGCTTGCTACAGAGGATGAGTTCTGGCAGGATTATGCAGGCAGGGATTACCGGGGTAACATTAACACCACGCTTATCAAGACCAGCAATGGCCGGTCAATTATGATCCAGCATGATGTTTCTTCGCCACGTCCTTATACACGTATTCACCTGATAAGCGGCACAAAAGGGATTGCCCGCAAATGGCCCTCCCCGGCGAGGATTGCGACAAGCCATCACGGCTGGTTGCCAGATGAGGAGTTCAGGAAACTGGAGGAGCAGTACACCCCTGAAATCACGAAAAGGGTAGGGGAGATGGCCCGCCAGGTTGGCGGCCATGGCGGTATGGATACGCTGATGGACTGGCGCCTGATCGACTGCCTGCGCAACGGGTTGCCGCTCGATATGGATGTGTATGATGCCGCTGCATGGAGCAGTATAATACCTCTGAGTGAATGGTCGGTTGCCAACCGCTCAATGCCGGTTGACATACCCGATTTCACAGCCGGTGCCTGGAAGACCAACAAGCCGCTGATGGATATAAACCTTGAAAAGGGCGGGAATACCCTGCTTATATAG